A region of Kribbella sp. NBC_01245 DNA encodes the following proteins:
- a CDS encoding cation:proton antiporter, with the protein MHDLTALLIELGALLLALGILGRIANRLGFSPIPLYLLAGLAFGHGGLLPLGASEAFVATGAEIGVILLLLLLGLEYTASDLVGTLKTQYVAGIVDFVLNALPGAAVALLLGWGPVAAVALGGVTWISSSGVIAKVLGDLGRLGNRETPVILGILVLEDLAMAVYLPILTALLAGVGLAGGSLTLLISLGTVSIVLFLALRYGRVISRAVSSDNPEMLLLVVLGLTLLVAGIAQQLQVSAAVGAFLVGIALSGEVAKGARNLLSPLRDLFAAVFFVFFGLSTNPADIPPVLGIALLLALVTTATKIATGRFAAKRAGIRPAGRWRTGGTLVARGEFSIVIAGLAVGVEPRLGPLATAYVLILVILGPIAARYTEPLATRLTTYATRLRTTPTTSEVAPSTVGTSDVASSDVAAAEAANSEATT; encoded by the coding sequence GTGCACGACCTCACGGCGCTGCTGATCGAGCTCGGCGCGTTGTTGCTGGCGCTCGGCATCCTCGGGCGGATCGCGAACCGGCTCGGCTTCTCCCCTATTCCGTTGTATCTGCTGGCGGGTCTCGCCTTTGGGCATGGCGGTTTGTTGCCGCTTGGCGCGAGTGAGGCGTTTGTGGCGACCGGTGCCGAGATTGGGGTGATCCTGCTGCTGCTTTTGCTTGGGCTGGAGTACACCGCTTCGGATCTGGTCGGGACGCTCAAGACGCAGTACGTCGCGGGCATCGTCGACTTCGTCCTGAACGCCTTGCCGGGTGCGGCTGTCGCGCTGCTGCTCGGTTGGGGGCCGGTCGCCGCGGTGGCGCTCGGGGGCGTGACCTGGATCTCGTCGTCTGGGGTCATCGCTAAGGTGCTGGGGGATCTTGGCCGGCTGGGTAATCGTGAAACCCCTGTAATTCTTGGGATTCTGGTGCTTGAGGATCTCGCGATGGCGGTCTATTTGCCGATTCTGACGGCGCTGCTGGCCGGGGTTGGTTTGGCTGGTGGAAGCCTTACGTTGCTGATCTCGCTTGGCACGGTGAGCATTGTGTTGTTCCTGGCCCTGCGGTACGGGCGGGTGATCAGCCGGGCCGTTTCGTCGGACAACCCGGAGATGTTGCTGCTCGTGGTGCTTGGGCTGACTCTGCTCGTCGCTGGTATCGCTCAGCAGCTGCAGGTCTCGGCCGCGGTTGGCGCGTTCCTCGTCGGCATCGCGCTGTCGGGTGAAGTCGCCAAGGGTGCGCGGAATCTGCTGAGCCCGTTGCGGGATCTCTTCGCCGCGGTGTTCTTCGTGTTCTTCGGGCTGAGTACGAATCCGGCGGATATCCCGCCTGTGCTGGGGATTGCGTTGCTGCTCGCTTTGGTGACGACGGCAACGAAGATCGCGACTGGGCGGTTCGCCGCGAAGCGCGCGGGTATTCGCCCGGCCGGCCGTTGGCGCACGGGCGGCACCTTGGTTGCCCGAGGCGAGTTCTCGATCGTCATCGCGGGCCTGGCCGTCGGCGTCGAACCACGCCTCGGCCCCCTGGCAACGGCGTACGTCCTCATCCTCGTCATCCTCGGCCCGATCGCCGCCCGCTACACCGAACCCCTCGCCACCCGCCTCACCACGTACGCCACCCGCCTCCGTACCACCCCAACCACCTCGGAGGTAGCGCCCTCCACCGTGGGGACCTCGGACGTGGCGAGCTCGGATGTGGCGGCCGCGGAGGCAGCCAATTCGGAGGCGACTACGTAG
- a CDS encoding ABC transporter substrate-binding protein, with amino-acid sequence MRITALAVASLALVLTACGSSETVTPEPEGSASVQPVSVTDARNKKVDLKAPATKVVALEWGVVEGLVTLGVMPVGIADTKGYNNWVTAAKLDPSVKDVGTRGESSVDAIVALNPDLIITTTDEAPNTIAQLEKAVPVLVIRGSDAKNAIPQMKTNLDLVAQAVGKTDTAKTVLADFDKALAEGKQKITAAGKTGELFTMSDGYKQGSTVSLRMYTTGSLLGAVATELGLKNGWTGAGDKDYGLAPTDIEGLTKIPNGNFLYIANKNDGGDVFGEDLSKNAIWKNLPFVKSNDVHRLPDGIWMFGGPKSTEQFIDAAVEAVTS; translated from the coding sequence ATGCGAATCACCGCCCTGGCCGTCGCCTCCCTGGCCCTGGTCCTGACTGCCTGTGGCAGTAGTGAGACCGTCACCCCCGAGCCGGAGGGCAGCGCTTCGGTCCAGCCGGTCTCGGTGACCGATGCCCGTAACAAGAAGGTGGACCTGAAAGCGCCCGCCACCAAGGTCGTCGCACTGGAGTGGGGCGTCGTCGAGGGCCTCGTCACCCTCGGCGTGATGCCCGTAGGCATCGCGGACACCAAGGGGTACAACAACTGGGTGACCGCGGCCAAGCTCGACCCGTCGGTGAAGGACGTCGGAACTCGTGGCGAGTCCAGCGTGGACGCGATCGTTGCCTTGAACCCCGATCTGATCATCACCACCACCGACGAGGCGCCCAACACGATCGCCCAGTTGGAGAAGGCCGTGCCGGTGCTGGTGATTCGCGGTTCCGACGCGAAGAACGCCATTCCGCAGATGAAGACCAACCTCGACCTGGTCGCGCAGGCCGTCGGCAAGACCGACACCGCCAAGACCGTGCTCGCCGACTTCGACAAGGCCCTTGCCGAGGGCAAGCAGAAGATCACCGCCGCCGGCAAGACCGGTGAGTTGTTCACCATGTCCGACGGCTACAAGCAGGGCAGCACGGTCTCACTGCGGATGTACACGACCGGTTCACTGCTCGGCGCCGTCGCAACTGAGCTGGGCCTGAAGAACGGCTGGACCGGCGCGGGCGACAAGGACTACGGCCTGGCGCCGACCGACATCGAGGGCCTGACCAAGATCCCGAACGGCAACTTCCTCTACATCGCCAACAAGAACGACGGCGGTGACGTCTTCGGTGAGGACCTGTCGAAGAACGCCATCTGGAAGAACCTGCCCTTCGTGAAGAGCAACGACGTGCACCGGCTGCCGGACGGTATCTGGATGTTCGGCGGTCCGAAGTCGACCGAGCAGTTCATCGACGCGGCGGTCGAGGCAGTCACCTCTTGA
- a CDS encoding methylated-DNA--[protein]-cysteine S-methyltransferase, whose amino-acid sequence MPHTVIDSPIGALTVVATDDGRLCGLYMEQQRHLPDIETFGDRVDGLLPDVEAQLEEYFAGRRTTFDLPLAFSGTPFQQEVWNGLLDIPFGETWTYGGLAAHLGKPPGAARAVGLANGKNPISIIVPCHRVIGSTGDLTGYGGGLSRKRTLLALESTTPALF is encoded by the coding sequence ATGCCGCACACCGTGATCGACAGCCCGATCGGCGCGCTGACCGTGGTCGCGACCGACGACGGCCGGTTGTGCGGTCTCTACATGGAGCAGCAGCGCCACCTTCCCGACATCGAGACCTTCGGCGATCGCGTAGACGGCCTGCTACCCGACGTCGAGGCCCAACTCGAGGAGTACTTCGCCGGCCGCCGGACCACCTTCGACCTACCCCTAGCCTTCTCCGGCACCCCCTTCCAACAGGAAGTCTGGAACGGCCTACTGGACATCCCCTTCGGCGAAACCTGGACGTACGGCGGCCTAGCCGCCCACCTCGGCAAACCCCCAGGCGCCGCCCGCGCCGTCGGCCTCGCCAACGGCAAGAACCCCATCAGCATCATCGTCCCCTGCCACCGCGTCATCGGCTCTACCGGCGACCTAACCGGCTACGGCGGCGGCCTATCCCGCAAACGCACCCTCCTAGCCCTGGAATCCACCACCCCCGCTTTGTTCTAG
- a CDS encoding ABC transporter ATP-binding protein has product MRVDGGLAGEDLHLGYHGKQVVEGASLRIEAGEVTALIGPNGSGKSTLLRALARLHHADKGRISFPDGTSAFDLSAKDFARRVTLLTQSRPTPSGVSVRDVVGYGRHPYRSRWRDDDRDGPRAIEHAMDVTGVTAMAERAVDELSGGELQRVWLATCIAQDTGVLLLDEPTTFLDLRYQIEILDLMRDLADDHHVAVGVVLHDLNQAAAVADRVALLDRGKVRATGTPAEVFDATALTETYGIQIDVRTDAHTGRLTAEPFGRHLQRLA; this is encoded by the coding sequence ATGCGTGTGGATGGTGGGTTGGCTGGGGAGGATCTGCACCTCGGGTACCACGGGAAACAGGTGGTCGAGGGGGCGTCGCTCCGGATCGAGGCGGGTGAGGTGACCGCGTTGATCGGGCCCAACGGCTCCGGCAAGTCGACGTTACTGCGTGCGTTGGCCCGGTTACACCACGCTGACAAAGGCCGGATCTCCTTCCCTGACGGCACTTCCGCCTTCGACCTCTCCGCCAAGGACTTCGCCCGCCGGGTCACCCTGCTGACCCAGTCGCGGCCGACGCCGAGCGGGGTGAGCGTGCGCGATGTCGTCGGCTACGGCCGCCACCCGTATCGCAGCCGCTGGCGCGATGACGATCGCGACGGCCCGCGCGCGATCGAGCACGCGATGGACGTGACCGGCGTGACCGCGATGGCCGAGCGGGCGGTTGACGAGTTGTCCGGTGGCGAGTTGCAACGCGTCTGGCTGGCGACGTGTATCGCCCAGGACACCGGCGTACTGCTGCTCGACGAGCCGACCACGTTCCTCGACCTGCGCTACCAGATCGAGATCCTCGACCTGATGCGCGACCTGGCCGATGACCATCACGTGGCCGTCGGCGTCGTCCTGCACGACCTCAACCAGGCGGCGGCCGTCGCCGATCGGGTCGCGCTGCTGGATCGCGGCAAGGTCCGGGCGACCGGCACCCCCGCCGAGGTGTTCGACGCGACCGCGCTGACCGAGACGTACGGCATCCAGATCGACGTACGTACGGACGCCCACACCGGCCGCCTGACCGCGGAACCCTTCGGCCGCCACCTCCAACGCCTCGCCTGA
- a CDS encoding GNAT family N-acetyltransferase, producing the protein MTELRTDRLLLRQWTAADREPFAAMNDDPAVMRHFPNRMTRAESDALVDRSEQAIVANGYGLWALEVLETGKFIGFTGLAPIRFDAHFTPAVEIGWRLAEPAWGNGYATEAARAALTHAFGPAGLTELVSITAVPNQPSRRVMERIGMTHDPADDFDHPRIEKGHPLERHVLYRIDRATWEQACRTP; encoded by the coding sequence ATGACCGAACTGCGAACCGATCGCCTGCTGCTGCGCCAATGGACCGCGGCCGATCGTGAACCATTCGCCGCCATGAACGACGACCCCGCCGTGATGCGGCACTTCCCGAACCGAATGACGCGGGCCGAGAGTGACGCACTGGTCGATCGATCCGAGCAGGCGATCGTTGCCAACGGCTACGGTCTCTGGGCGCTGGAGGTGCTCGAGACCGGGAAGTTCATCGGTTTCACCGGGCTGGCGCCGATTCGTTTCGATGCGCACTTCACCCCGGCCGTCGAGATCGGCTGGCGGTTGGCGGAGCCGGCCTGGGGCAACGGTTATGCCACCGAGGCCGCCCGTGCCGCGCTCACCCATGCGTTCGGACCGGCCGGGCTGACCGAACTGGTCTCGATCACCGCCGTACCGAACCAGCCATCCCGCCGGGTGATGGAACGCATCGGCATGACGCACGATCCGGCCGACGATTTCGACCACCCGCGGATCGAGAAGGGTCATCCGCTCGAACGGCACGTGCTGTACCGGATCGACCGAGCCACTTGGGAGCAGGCATGCCGCACACCGTGA
- a CDS encoding iron ABC transporter permease, translated as MTLLKPAAAQTAVPVAQPVRRIRVAGVFLLTIAAVVVLAGVHLTQGTSSIGAGDLLRLAIGQGTDDAASVLVASRLPRLLAGALVGVALGVAGAGLQSLARNPLASPDTLGVNAGAYLAVVVFAAFGISLPTLPAGGVAFLGGLAAAVLVLALSAGGTSGPTRLILAGSAIAMALAGFTTLLLVLYQEETVGTFAWGSGSLVQTDLDAVTQMAPIVALGIIAAILLAPKLDILALGDDTASVLGVNVRRTRMVITLVTVMLSAAAVTVAGPVGFVGLVAPVIVRLIAPLVPGLMRHRVLLPLSGLAGVIVVLGADVVLRLALGGKAGVEIPTGIVTMLVGAIVLVWLARRYRDSGPSRTASGSTRGRLRSRRTFVIVAGVLVVLVIGAAIVAMLAGDAWLRTGDITNWVSGRSGRAITFVLDQRFPRVVSALLCGAALAIAGATVQAVCRNPLAEPGILGITGGAGVGALLTLILAPAAGVWLLSGSAAVAALATFALVYAISWRGGLSSDRLVLIGVGVSAAATAVITFLIVYSDPWNVAMAMTWLSGSTYGRTLPQVVPVAIALVVLTPFLVHARRELDLLSLDDDVPRILGVRLERTRLFALLCSALLTAAAVSAIGVLGFVGLVAPHAARALVGGKHARVLPVAALLGAALVSFADSIGRTVIAPAQIPAGLVTSMIGAPYFVYLLWRTRRAS; from the coding sequence TTGACCCTGCTCAAACCCGCAGCGGCGCAGACCGCCGTACCGGTCGCCCAGCCGGTACGGCGGATCCGCGTCGCAGGCGTCTTCCTGCTCACGATCGCGGCCGTCGTCGTACTGGCCGGGGTGCATCTGACCCAGGGCACGTCGTCGATCGGAGCGGGCGATCTGCTCCGGCTGGCGATCGGCCAGGGTACGGATGACGCCGCCTCGGTCCTGGTCGCGTCGCGGCTGCCGAGGTTGCTCGCGGGCGCGCTCGTCGGCGTGGCGCTGGGAGTCGCCGGCGCTGGGCTGCAGTCGCTCGCGCGCAACCCGCTTGCCTCGCCCGACACGCTTGGCGTGAACGCCGGGGCCTACCTCGCGGTTGTCGTCTTCGCGGCCTTCGGCATCAGCCTGCCGACGTTGCCCGCGGGTGGCGTCGCCTTCCTCGGTGGATTGGCCGCCGCGGTGCTGGTGCTCGCGCTGTCCGCGGGTGGTACGAGCGGGCCGACCCGGTTGATCCTCGCGGGTTCGGCGATCGCGATGGCGTTGGCCGGTTTCACCACGTTGCTCCTGGTGCTCTACCAAGAGGAGACGGTCGGCACGTTCGCCTGGGGGAGCGGCTCGCTGGTCCAGACGGACCTGGACGCCGTTACCCAGATGGCGCCGATCGTTGCCCTCGGCATCATCGCGGCCATCCTTCTTGCCCCGAAGCTGGACATTCTCGCGCTCGGTGACGACACGGCCTCGGTGCTCGGTGTCAACGTACGGCGTACGCGCATGGTCATCACCCTCGTCACGGTGATGTTGTCGGCCGCCGCGGTGACCGTGGCAGGCCCGGTCGGTTTCGTCGGCCTGGTCGCGCCCGTCATCGTCCGGCTGATCGCACCACTGGTGCCCGGGTTGATGCGGCATCGCGTGCTGTTGCCGCTGTCGGGACTGGCCGGCGTCATCGTCGTACTCGGGGCGGATGTGGTGCTGCGCCTGGCCCTTGGTGGCAAGGCCGGTGTCGAGATTCCGACCGGCATCGTGACCATGCTGGTTGGCGCGATTGTGCTGGTCTGGCTGGCTCGGCGCTATCGCGATTCGGGCCCGAGCCGGACGGCCTCCGGGAGTACTCGCGGCCGGTTGCGCAGCCGTCGTACGTTCGTGATCGTCGCGGGCGTGCTCGTCGTACTGGTGATCGGTGCCGCGATCGTGGCCATGCTCGCGGGTGACGCCTGGCTCCGCACGGGCGATATCACGAACTGGGTCAGCGGACGCTCCGGTCGCGCGATCACGTTCGTGCTGGATCAACGCTTCCCGCGAGTCGTTTCGGCCCTGCTCTGCGGTGCGGCTCTGGCCATCGCTGGCGCCACCGTGCAGGCCGTCTGCCGTAACCCGCTGGCCGAGCCGGGCATTCTCGGCATCACCGGTGGTGCCGGAGTTGGCGCGCTGCTGACGTTGATCCTCGCGCCCGCGGCCGGGGTTTGGCTGCTGTCCGGGTCTGCCGCCGTCGCCGCGCTTGCCACGTTCGCCTTGGTGTACGCGATCTCCTGGCGTGGCGGGTTGAGCTCTGACCGGCTGGTGCTGATCGGTGTCGGCGTCTCCGCGGCCGCGACGGCGGTCATCACGTTCCTGATTGTGTACTCGGATCCGTGGAACGTCGCGATGGCGATGACCTGGCTCTCCGGCAGCACGTACGGACGGACGCTGCCGCAGGTGGTGCCGGTCGCGATCGCTCTGGTCGTGCTGACGCCGTTCCTCGTGCACGCTCGTCGCGAACTCGACTTGCTCTCCCTCGACGACGACGTACCGCGCATTCTCGGCGTACGGCTCGAGCGGACCAGGCTGTTCGCCCTGCTCTGCTCGGCCCTGCTCACGGCGGCAGCCGTCTCGGCCATTGGCGTTCTCGGCTTTGTCGGTCTGGTCGCGCCGCACGCCGCGCGGGCGTTGGTCGGCGGGAAGCACGCGCGCGTACTGCCGGTCGCGGCCTTGCTCGGCGCGGCGCTGGTCAGCTTCGCGGACAGCATCGGCCGGACCGTGATCGCGCCCGCGCAGATCCCGGCCGGGCTGGTCACGTCGATGATCGGTGCGCCGTACTTCGTCTACCTGCTCTGGCGCACCCGGCGCGCTTCATAG
- a CDS encoding NADPH-dependent 2,4-dienoyl-CoA reductase, with product MSQYPNLLAPLDLGHVTLPNRVIMGSMHTGLEDRLKHAPRLAAYFAERARGGVGLIITGGYAPNRLGRLTPDGSKLTTRREVRAHRVITDAVHAEGGRIALQILHAGRYSYHPFSVSASSLKAPITPFRPRALSDRGVRKQIKAYVDCAGLAQQAGYDGVEVMGSEGYFINQFLAERTNKRTDRWGGSAENRRRLAIEIVRGIRERVGPDFIIVYRLSMADLVEGGQTWDEIVALGKEIEKAGASIINTGIGWHEARVPTIVTSVPRAAFTGITARFRPEVSIPVVTSNRINMPQVAEEVLARGDADLVSMARPFLADSEWVLKATTDRADEINTCIACNQACLDHVFAKRKATCMVNPRAARETELRLLPTRRTKRVAVVGAGPAGLAAAVTAAGRGHHVELFEADQEIGGQFGIARRIPGKEEFAETIRYYRRQLELTGVKLHLGHRVSAAELIEQAFDEVILATGVSPRTPVIPGIDHPSVLSYVDVVRHQRAVGKRVAVIGAGGIGVDVSEFLTHGESPTLDLPAWQAEWGVTAEGRLTKAHVEPSPRQVYLLQRKPGKIGAGLGKTTGWVHRAALKNKQVEQLRGVNYERIDDAGLHITFGPKRERAQVVEVDTIVVCAGQEPVRDLADALRAAGLPTHLIGGADVAAELDAKRAIDQGTTLAASL from the coding sequence ATGAGCCAGTACCCGAACCTCCTCGCGCCGTTGGATCTCGGCCACGTGACGTTGCCGAATCGCGTCATCATGGGCTCGATGCACACCGGCTTGGAGGATCGCCTCAAGCACGCACCGCGTCTCGCGGCGTACTTCGCCGAACGAGCCCGCGGCGGCGTTGGCCTGATCATCACCGGCGGGTACGCACCGAACCGCCTCGGCCGCCTCACCCCCGACGGCTCGAAGCTCACCACCCGGCGGGAGGTCCGCGCGCATCGCGTCATCACCGACGCGGTCCATGCCGAAGGCGGCCGGATCGCCCTGCAGATCCTGCACGCCGGACGCTACTCGTACCACCCGTTCAGCGTCTCAGCGTCCTCGCTCAAGGCGCCGATCACGCCGTTCCGCCCGCGCGCTTTGAGCGACCGAGGCGTTCGCAAGCAGATCAAGGCGTACGTCGATTGCGCGGGCCTCGCCCAACAGGCCGGGTACGACGGGGTCGAGGTGATGGGCTCGGAGGGCTATTTCATCAACCAGTTCCTCGCCGAGCGGACCAACAAACGCACGGATCGCTGGGGTGGTAGCGCGGAGAACCGCCGCCGCCTCGCCATTGAGATCGTGCGCGGAATTCGCGAGCGGGTCGGCCCGGACTTCATCATCGTCTACAGGCTGTCGATGGCGGACCTGGTCGAGGGCGGCCAGACGTGGGACGAGATCGTTGCGCTGGGCAAGGAGATCGAGAAGGCGGGCGCCTCGATCATCAACACCGGTATCGGCTGGCACGAGGCCCGGGTGCCGACGATCGTCACGTCCGTGCCGCGCGCCGCCTTCACCGGTATCACCGCGCGGTTCCGGCCGGAGGTGTCGATCCCGGTCGTCACGTCGAACCGGATCAACATGCCGCAGGTCGCCGAGGAGGTGCTGGCTCGCGGTGACGCGGACCTGGTCTCGATGGCGCGCCCGTTCCTGGCCGATTCCGAATGGGTGCTCAAGGCAACGACCGACCGTGCCGACGAGATCAACACCTGCATCGCCTGCAACCAGGCCTGCCTCGATCACGTCTTCGCGAAGCGCAAAGCGACTTGCATGGTCAATCCGCGCGCCGCCCGCGAGACCGAACTCCGCCTGCTGCCGACACGTCGTACCAAGCGAGTCGCCGTCGTCGGTGCCGGGCCCGCGGGCCTGGCCGCCGCCGTGACGGCCGCCGGACGCGGGCATCACGTCGAGCTGTTCGAGGCGGACCAGGAGATCGGCGGCCAGTTCGGCATCGCCCGGCGCATCCCCGGCAAGGAGGAGTTCGCCGAGACCATCCGGTACTACCGCCGCCAACTCGAACTCACCGGCGTAAAGCTCCACCTCGGCCATCGCGTGTCCGCCGCCGAACTCATCGAGCAAGCCTTCGACGAGGTCATCCTCGCCACCGGCGTCAGCCCGCGTACGCCGGTCATCCCCGGCATCGACCACCCCAGCGTCTTGTCGTACGTCGACGTGGTGCGCCACCAACGTGCCGTAGGCAAGCGCGTTGCCGTGATCGGCGCGGGCGGGATCGGCGTGGACGTGAGCGAATTCCTCACCCACGGCGAATCGCCGACGTTGGACCTTCCGGCGTGGCAGGCGGAGTGGGGTGTGACGGCGGAAGGCCGGCTGACCAAGGCTCACGTCGAGCCGTCGCCGCGTCAGGTCTACCTCCTGCAGCGCAAGCCCGGGAAGATCGGCGCGGGTCTTGGGAAGACGACTGGTTGGGTCCATCGGGCGGCTCTGAAGAACAAGCAGGTCGAGCAGCTGCGTGGCGTCAACTACGAGCGAATCGATGACGCCGGGTTGCACATCACCTTCGGCCCCAAACGCGAACGCGCGCAGGTTGTGGAGGTCGACACGATCGTGGTCTGCGCGGGCCAAGAACCCGTCCGCGACCTGGCCGACGCCCTCCGCGCCGCAGGCCTCCCCACCCACCTCATCGGCGGCGCCGACGTAGCCGCCGAACTAGACGCCAAACGAGCCATCGACCAAGGCACCACCCTCGCCGCCTCCCTCTAG
- a CDS encoding nucleotidyltransferase domain-containing protein, whose protein sequence is MDAGVVAKGLVVERFADARAAWLGGSVARGTATATSDLDITVLLVGAPAPYRESLEYGGWPVELFVHTEVSLKEFRAKDSARRRPTMMRLVGESIVLLDTDGSGRKLQVDCLEEIAAGPAPLSETDLLLRRYHVTGLLDDLLGASDNDEVAAIAAALWGDAAELLLLGNTRWTGIGKGLRRELQAYDEAQGTTYASSLLAGLRSAINGDPRPLAEVVEVVLATQGGRLFEGFRLAAT, encoded by the coding sequence ATGGATGCGGGCGTGGTGGCGAAGGGGTTGGTGGTGGAGCGGTTCGCGGATGCGCGGGCGGCTTGGCTTGGGGGGAGTGTTGCGCGCGGGACGGCGACGGCGACGTCGGATCTCGATATCACGGTGTTGCTGGTGGGGGCGCCGGCGCCTTATCGGGAGTCACTGGAGTACGGCGGTTGGCCGGTCGAGTTGTTCGTGCATACCGAGGTGTCGCTCAAGGAGTTCCGGGCGAAGGACAGCGCGCGCCGGAGGCCGACGATGATGCGGCTGGTCGGTGAGTCGATCGTGTTGCTCGACACCGACGGCTCTGGGCGCAAGCTCCAAGTGGACTGTTTGGAGGAGATCGCGGCTGGGCCGGCGCCCTTGTCCGAGACGGATTTGCTGCTGCGGCGCTATCACGTGACCGGGTTGCTCGACGACTTGCTGGGGGCCTCGGACAACGACGAGGTCGCCGCGATCGCCGCTGCCCTTTGGGGCGATGCCGCCGAGCTCCTGCTGCTTGGGAATACCCGTTGGACCGGTATCGGCAAAGGCTTGCGCCGCGAACTCCAGGCTTACGACGAGGCGCAAGGTACGACGTACGCCTCGTCGCTGTTGGCGGGTCTGCGCAGCGCGATCAACGGCGATCCGCGGCCACTTGCCGAGGTGGTTGAGGTCGTGCTTGCTACGCAGGGAGGCCGGCTGTTCGAGGGCTTCCGCCTCGCCGCTACGTAG
- a CDS encoding cation:proton antiporter regulatory subunit produces the protein MEPKAHPTRTTLPGIGTRYDLVTEGGMHISIVAHIDGRRFLGFHDPDDDDNCKDSVPLDEAEAAALAHLLTPAPIQPLHELEIDLITEQLPVSARSPYSGRTLGETQARSRTGASIVAVLRRTDAVPSPTPDFRFATGDILVVVGTREGVDAVADLIAGG, from the coding sequence ATGGAACCGAAGGCGCACCCGACCCGGACCACGTTGCCGGGCATCGGCACCCGGTACGACCTGGTCACCGAAGGCGGTATGCACATCTCGATCGTGGCCCACATCGACGGGCGGCGGTTCCTCGGTTTCCACGACCCGGATGACGATGACAACTGCAAGGACAGCGTGCCGCTGGACGAGGCCGAGGCCGCCGCGCTCGCCCACCTGCTGACGCCCGCGCCGATCCAGCCGTTGCACGAGCTCGAGATCGACCTAATCACCGAGCAACTGCCCGTCTCGGCCCGATCGCCGTACAGCGGACGCACGCTCGGCGAGACGCAGGCGCGGTCGCGGACCGGCGCCTCGATCGTGGCGGTGCTTCGGCGTACGGACGCAGTGCCGTCGCCGACGCCGGACTTCCGCTTCGCGACCGGGGACATCCTCGTGGTCGTGGGTACGCGCGAGGGCGTGGACGCGGTCGCCGACCTGATCGCCGGAGGGTAG
- a CDS encoding PadR family transcriptional regulator: MALEHAILVSLSERAGSGYELARRFDKSIGFFWAATHQQIYRVLARMAEAGWVSAEEIAQQGRPDKKVYTVSAAGHAELERWLAEPLEPPSFRDELGVKLRGAELGGAVDSVLKEVERHRELHAERLAIYRAIERRDFPAPDELTGRQLHQYLVLRGGVLAEQSFMQWCDEVIQAISNDMRGTSR, encoded by the coding sequence ATGGCACTGGAGCACGCGATTCTGGTCTCGCTGAGCGAACGGGCCGGCTCGGGCTACGAACTGGCCCGCCGGTTCGACAAGTCGATCGGCTTCTTCTGGGCGGCGACGCACCAGCAGATCTATCGCGTGCTGGCCCGGATGGCCGAGGCCGGCTGGGTCAGCGCGGAGGAGATCGCGCAACAGGGCCGGCCGGACAAGAAGGTCTACACGGTCAGCGCCGCCGGTCACGCCGAGCTCGAGCGCTGGCTGGCCGAGCCGCTCGAGCCGCCGTCGTTCCGGGACGAGCTCGGGGTGAAACTGCGCGGCGCCGAGCTCGGTGGCGCCGTCGACTCCGTGCTCAAAGAGGTCGAGCGACATCGCGAACTGCACGCCGAGCGGCTGGCGATCTATCGCGCGATCGAGCGCCGCGACTTCCCGGCGCCGGACGAGCTGACCGGGCGGCAACTGCATCAGTACCTCGTGCTGCGCGGCGGCGTACTCGCGGAACAGTCGTTCATGCAGTGGTGCGACGAGGTCATCCAGGCGATCAGCAACGACATGAGGGGAACATCCCGATGA